Proteins co-encoded in one Natronorubrum daqingense genomic window:
- a CDS encoding DUF7501 family protein, whose protein sequence is MAVNTTADWTNPIHCPFCGTELESPGAGFVDHIEESDDCKQSFDHWRENITGDLAGEWAG, encoded by the coding sequence ATGGCAGTTAACACGACAGCAGACTGGACGAATCCAATACACTGTCCGTTCTGTGGCACCGAACTCGAGTCACCCGGCGCAGGGTTCGTCGATCACATCGAAGAGAGCGACGACTGCAAGCAATCGTTCGACCACTGGCGCGAGAATATCACCGGCGATCTCGCCGGCGAGTGGGCGGGCTAG
- a CDS encoding rubrerythrin-like domain-containing protein, whose translation MSLADSLEYECLLCGRREWATDSLVSTCRRCGGEMRNVEVVGS comes from the coding sequence ATGTCACTCGCCGATTCACTCGAGTACGAGTGCCTCTTGTGTGGCCGCCGAGAGTGGGCCACGGACTCACTCGTGAGCACCTGTCGACGCTGTGGCGGCGAGATGCGTAACGTCGAGGTTGTCGGGAGCTAA
- a CDS encoding MFS transporter, with translation MSVRETAQRITHYDVLLLAATIWFLGKFLRYAFPPLFDSFQLSYGVSNAVLGASYTGFMLVYAAMQFPSGVLADRFGSVLVVTTGALVAGVAALILVVDSPFLVLVVAMLIMGAGTGAHKTVAVRLLSRAYPARTGRALGILDTFGAFGGVVAPAAVVAVAGVSFALGDSWRMIFLVAGLTALALAVAFRVRVPKRVPGETHGDAATSAISAGNISQYASLFRDWRFAVFALLTVLFSFTYNGFVAFAPLYLTQEAGLSEAAAGLLYSALFLASLVQLVTGDLSDRLGKLPIIVFLLGLASIALIAFISLTDSAGPVVLGATLVAVGIGSHGFRPVRGAYLMAVIPDDVAGGGLGVVRTLLMAAGAVSPAIVGTLSEVVGFQPAFGVLAASIVAATVLSVFLWVLE, from the coding sequence ATGTCGGTTCGAGAGACGGCTCAACGCATCACTCACTACGACGTCCTCCTGCTCGCGGCAACGATCTGGTTTCTCGGTAAGTTCCTCCGATATGCCTTTCCGCCGCTGTTCGACTCGTTTCAACTGAGCTACGGGGTCTCGAACGCCGTACTCGGTGCTTCCTACACCGGATTCATGCTCGTCTACGCCGCGATGCAGTTTCCCTCCGGCGTCCTCGCAGACCGATTCGGGTCGGTACTCGTCGTCACTACCGGTGCGCTCGTCGCTGGTGTCGCCGCGCTCATCCTCGTCGTTGACTCGCCGTTTCTCGTCCTCGTCGTCGCGATGCTCATCATGGGTGCTGGAACCGGCGCGCACAAGACCGTCGCCGTTCGGCTACTCTCTCGAGCCTATCCCGCTCGGACAGGTCGAGCCCTCGGAATCCTCGATACGTTCGGTGCGTTCGGTGGCGTGGTCGCTCCGGCAGCGGTCGTCGCCGTTGCAGGCGTCTCGTTCGCACTCGGCGACAGTTGGCGAATGATCTTCTTAGTCGCTGGGCTGACAGCGCTCGCTCTCGCGGTCGCATTTCGCGTTCGAGTCCCCAAGCGCGTTCCCGGTGAAACTCACGGCGACGCCGCGACGAGCGCGATTTCTGCCGGCAACATTTCACAGTACGCGTCACTCTTTCGCGACTGGCGGTTTGCCGTCTTCGCCCTTCTAACGGTCTTGTTCTCGTTTACGTACAACGGCTTCGTCGCGTTCGCACCGCTGTATCTCACGCAGGAAGCCGGACTGAGCGAGGCGGCCGCGGGATTGCTCTACAGCGCGCTCTTCCTGGCGAGTCTGGTCCAACTCGTGACCGGCGACCTCAGCGACCGTCTCGGGAAGCTTCCGATCATCGTCTTCTTGCTCGGACTCGCCTCGATCGCATTGATCGCGTTCATCTCCCTGACCGACTCTGCCGGCCCCGTCGTCCTCGGTGCCACGCTCGTCGCTGTCGGCATCGGCTCGCACGGTTTTCGACCCGTTAGAGGGGCGTACCTGATGGCCGTCATTCCGGACGACGTCGCCGGTGGCGGACTCGGCGTCGTCCGAACACTGTTGATGGCCGCCGGTGCCGTCTCGCCAGCCATCGTCGGCACCCTTTCAGAGGTCGTCGGCTTTCAGCCCGCATTCGGGGTACTCGCCGCTTCGATCGTTGCTGCAACCGTGTTGAGCGTGTTTCTTTGGGTTCTCGAATAA
- a CDS encoding disk-shape morphogenesis protein volactin: MEYGLDIGPEGLRVASGKGEGTVDSVPPVVVSDDEGTLEEQLDASGGTVLVESEGATYAVGSAAISATTSGESAPKSLFSNGVLTVDAYAESALDALVDELIDADGNEVERLCYTTPGRLVDVSEPTEAHRETVDAVFTERDIDATPISRGFAVVYDQLRDENHTGLGLCLGTQTTSVTLAYYGVPALAFSLAKGSDWVVDRAATACEVEPSHVATILEGFRLEPDAATGDVESALAQAYDALIAEIVDEIEAEATESDVQQGLGISMALAGEGAVEGLEYLLGGRFDAAPLPFSVQDVRLADEPSESATRGALAAARDDVDSYEDVVWPGADADDAGDAASTTQPTTLSGSDGQTTLSFDESTGGGGRSEHERANDAIDQLFDRLANRDEEIQTLEGDLEAALEELSALEERAATAESVDELGGELETVRADVRDLEAKNETFASADSLAEFTAETNDELASVSDTLETLEADFEAEHDSLSATIETLEGTLGDLESKLEADIETLESALETDIETLETALETERDSLERVDETVQSLETRTATLSDRLDEQDAELAEVSAQLEDGLEQATDERERLEEDLDAVAEALETTRDALEDELNSVSDRLGTLDDDLETLDDRVETLDDGLETTATTTERLDEHQRATDDRVEAVENSVSALETDIESVSADVQTTSDDVDGIEADVDTVAADIETVAADVDTVVANVDTVESTVETLETDVQAVTSEIDEVDSTIDERVGGVENRLESLREAVDELEAGSVEAERVEADLTARLDELEAEFENALVDLETASDDRSEEFEARFDSLETDSNEIETGLEALEAELESLGTELSSLQDADAGTDHGARIDGVENTVVDVADRVDRLESRFGKLEEQTSSHDERLEETTATVDDQGRRLADQDSRIEAVMANLESLEEADAAREAHTGQTAASDRDADLEELRDALEELREQQGAQRQPSSETRSDDAAGLVAPTAAGGGGAGLVAGGALAAIGEPTVGGVVLALGIVLLLATALLGR, encoded by the coding sequence ATGGAATACGGTCTCGATATCGGACCGGAGGGCCTCAGGGTGGCTTCCGGCAAGGGGGAGGGGACGGTCGACTCGGTTCCGCCGGTCGTCGTTTCGGACGACGAGGGGACACTCGAAGAGCAACTCGACGCGTCGGGAGGAACGGTACTCGTCGAATCGGAGGGGGCGACGTACGCGGTGGGGTCGGCTGCGATATCGGCCACGACGAGCGGTGAGAGCGCGCCGAAATCGTTGTTCTCGAACGGCGTTCTCACCGTCGACGCGTACGCCGAGTCGGCTCTCGACGCGCTCGTCGACGAACTAATCGACGCCGACGGGAACGAGGTCGAGCGACTGTGCTATACCACGCCAGGACGGCTCGTCGACGTTTCCGAACCGACTGAGGCTCACCGAGAGACCGTCGACGCGGTGTTCACCGAGCGCGACATCGATGCGACGCCGATTAGCCGCGGATTCGCCGTCGTCTACGATCAACTTCGCGACGAGAACCACACCGGACTCGGTCTCTGTCTGGGCACGCAGACGACGAGCGTCACGCTCGCGTACTATGGCGTCCCCGCACTGGCGTTCTCACTCGCCAAAGGGAGCGACTGGGTCGTCGATCGAGCGGCGACGGCATGCGAGGTCGAACCGTCTCACGTCGCGACCATCCTCGAGGGGTTTCGACTCGAGCCGGACGCGGCGACGGGCGACGTCGAGAGTGCACTCGCACAGGCCTACGACGCCCTGATCGCCGAAATCGTCGACGAGATCGAGGCGGAAGCGACCGAGAGCGACGTCCAACAAGGGCTGGGAATCTCGATGGCCCTCGCAGGTGAAGGAGCTGTCGAGGGACTCGAGTACCTTCTGGGGGGACGCTTCGACGCAGCACCGTTGCCGTTCTCCGTTCAGGACGTGCGACTCGCCGACGAGCCGAGTGAGAGTGCGACCAGAGGGGCCCTCGCAGCCGCCAGAGACGACGTCGACTCTTACGAAGACGTCGTCTGGCCGGGGGCGGATGCCGACGACGCTGGCGACGCAGCGTCCACGACTCAACCGACGACGCTCTCCGGTAGCGACGGGCAGACGACGCTCTCGTTCGACGAATCAACCGGGGGAGGCGGACGCTCGGAGCACGAGCGAGCGAACGACGCGATCGACCAACTCTTCGATCGACTCGCCAACCGCGACGAAGAGATTCAGACGCTCGAAGGCGACCTCGAGGCAGCACTCGAGGAGCTCTCGGCGCTCGAGGAACGGGCCGCAACGGCCGAATCGGTCGACGAACTCGGCGGCGAACTGGAGACGGTCAGGGCGGACGTTCGCGACCTCGAGGCCAAGAATGAGACGTTCGCCAGCGCCGACTCGCTCGCGGAGTTTACAGCCGAGACGAACGACGAACTCGCGTCGGTGTCGGACACCCTCGAGACGCTCGAAGCCGACTTCGAGGCGGAACACGACTCGCTTTCAGCAACGATCGAAACCCTCGAGGGCACACTCGGGGACCTTGAATCGAAACTCGAAGCCGATATCGAGACCCTCGAATCGGCACTCGAAACTGACATCGAGACCCTCGAGACGGCCCTCGAAACCGAACGCGACTCGCTCGAACGAGTCGACGAGACGGTCCAGTCACTCGAGACCCGAACAGCGACTCTCAGTGATCGCCTCGACGAGCAAGATGCGGAACTCGCCGAAGTTTCAGCGCAACTCGAGGACGGTCTCGAGCAGGCGACTGACGAACGTGAACGACTCGAAGAGGATCTGGACGCGGTGGCCGAAGCGCTCGAGACGACTCGAGACGCACTCGAGGACGAACTGAATTCGGTCAGCGATCGACTCGGAACCCTCGACGACGACCTCGAAACACTCGATGACCGTGTCGAAACCCTCGACGACGGTCTCGAGACGACCGCGACGACGACCGAGCGTCTCGACGAGCACCAGCGTGCGACGGACGACCGTGTCGAGGCCGTCGAAAACAGCGTCTCGGCACTCGAGACCGACATCGAGTCCGTCTCGGCGGACGTACAGACTACCAGCGACGACGTCGACGGGATCGAAGCAGATGTCGACACGGTCGCGGCGGACATCGAAACGGTCGCGGCGGACGTCGACACGGTCGTGGCGAACGTCGACACGGTCGAATCGACCGTCGAAACGCTCGAGACCGACGTGCAAGCAGTCACGTCCGAGATCGACGAAGTCGACAGTACAATCGACGAGCGCGTGGGCGGTGTAGAGAACCGTCTCGAGTCGCTTCGAGAGGCGGTCGACGAACTCGAGGCAGGGTCGGTCGAGGCCGAGCGTGTCGAAGCGGACCTCACGGCCCGACTGGACGAACTCGAGGCCGAGTTCGAGAATGCGCTTGTGGACCTCGAAACGGCATCCGACGACCGATCTGAGGAATTCGAGGCTCGTTTCGATTCGCTCGAGACGGACTCGAACGAGATCGAAACCGGACTCGAGGCGCTCGAGGCGGAACTCGAGTCGCTGGGAACAGAACTCTCGTCGCTCCAGGACGCGGATGCCGGAACTGATCACGGCGCTCGCATCGACGGCGTCGAAAACACGGTAGTCGACGTCGCGGACCGAGTCGACCGGCTCGAAAGCCGGTTTGGCAAACTCGAAGAGCAGACGAGTAGCCACGACGAGCGTCTCGAGGAGACGACGGCAACGGTCGACGATCAGGGTCGTCGCCTCGCCGACCAAGACTCTCGGATCGAGGCAGTGATGGCCAACCTCGAGAGTCTGGAGGAGGCAGACGCCGCACGCGAAGCGCACACGGGTCAGACTGCTGCGAGCGACCGCGATGCAGACCTCGAGGAGCTTCGAGATGCACTCGAGGAACTGCGCGAGCAACAGGGGGCCCAGCGACAGCCCTCGAGCGAGACGAGATCGGATGACGCCGCCGGTCTCGTCGCTCCGACCGCTGCTGGTGGCGGTGGGGCCGGTCTCGTCGCCGGTGGCGCGCTCGCGGCTATCGGCGAACCGACAGTCGGTGGTGTTGTCCTCGCGCTCGGAATCGTGCTTCTCCTCGCAACCGCCCTCCTCGGACGATAG